TATCACCGGCAATGCCGGCAACGACTATTTGCAGGGGCGCGGCGGCGACGACACCGTTTCCGGAAACGCCGGCAACGACTGGGTAAACGGGAACGACGGCAACGATTCCGTGCGTGGCGGCACGCAGTCCGACACGGTCATCGGCGGCACCGGCGCGGATACGGTTGTTGGCGGCGAAGGGGCGGATGTGCTGATTGGCGGCGATCTGACCGGCCCGCTCAGCAATGGCAGTTTCGGGTTCCTGCAAGACGGATTGTCCCTGGACCAGGCGGTTCCGCCACCTGTGGATGGTGTGATCATACCGGCAGACGATGGGGACGCTGACGTGATCGATGGCGGCAACCGCAGCGATCAGATCATCTTTGGCGCCGCTGACACGGTAACCGGCGGCGCAGATGCGGACACATTCTTTGCCCTGGGCAGCAGCGCGGGCGCGGATGCAGGACCCGGGCTGATCACCGATTATGTCGCGGGCGAAGACGCGCTTGTCATCATGACGGACATCGAAACGCCGGTGATCACGGTTATCAATGACGGCGCAGATGCCTTGGTTCAGATCAACGGCGCGGACGTGATGCGGGTACAGGGCGGCGCCGGAGCCGTGGCCTCAGGCGACATTACATTGTCACGTGGCCTCGATACCAACGCCCTGTTTGCACCCGCCTGACCGGGTGCACAGAAAGGCCACCGGCGTCAGCGCCCTTCAAAGCTTGGCTTGCGCTTTTCGACAAAGGCCAACACGCCCTCGCGGAAATCCCGGCTTTGCCCGCATGCGCCCTGTTCGGACGCCTCGGACGCCATTTGCGCCTCCAGATCATTGGCCCAGCTGCCCCGGATGACCCGCTTGGCCGCGGCAAAGGCTTTGGTCGGGCCATGCGACAGGTGCGCGACACGGGCTTTCCAGTGCGCGTCGAACGCATCATCGGCAACCGCTTCCCAGATCATGCCCCAATCATCGGCCTGGCGGGCCGTGATCTTCTCGGCAAAAAGGGCGGCGCCCATCGCCTTGGCCATGCCCATCGTGCGCGGCAACACATATGTGCCGCCCGCATCCGGGATCAGGCCAATGCGCGTAAAGGCCTGAAGGAAATAGGCGCTTTCCGAGGCGATCACCACGTCACAGGCCAAGGCAAGGTTGGCCCCCGCCCCGGCGGCAGCGCCGTTCACGGCCGCCACGGTCGGCACAGGGCACTCCACAATCGCGTTCAGCATGGGCGTGTATTCGTCACGCAATGTCCGCTCAAGATCCAGGTTCGATGCGTTGGCCCGGTCGCCCAGGTCCTGGCCCGAACAAAAGGCGCGGCCCGCCCCGGTCAGCACGACAACGCGCGCATCCTTTCCGGCATGGGTCACGGCAACTTCGATCTCGGCCCGCATCTGCGTGGTCAAGGCGTTCATCTTGTCGGGGCGGTTCAGCGTGATAATCGCCGCGCCGTCCTCCAGGTCGTAGCTGAGCGTCTCGTAGTTCATGGCAGGTCCCTTCACGTTCCGATCCTCAATACCAAACCGATCAGTTTAGAAAAGCCCTGACAGCGGGTCACTCGTCCATAATCTCGCGCAGACGTCGCGTTTCCTCCGCGCTCAGGCCCGCATCGGACGTGACAGGCGCACGGGCGCGTCCACGCAGATACCCGAACCCGATCCCGGCAGCGAGCAAGAACATCAACGGCCCCGCCGCCCAAAGCAGCCAGTTCGATCCGGACCTGCGGGGCGTCATCAGCACAAACTCTCCATACCGCTCGACAAAGAAATCAACGACCTGTGCGTTGGTTTGCCCGGCAGCCACCTGTTCACGGATCACGCGCCGCGCGTCAACCGCCCACTGCGCGTTCGAGGATGCAATGGATTCCGACTGGCACACGACGCAACGCAGGGCATGATCCAGGTCCCGCGCCTGCGCCTCCAATACCGGATCACCCAGCATCTCGGCCGGATCAAGGGCCAGCGCGGCGGTGCACAGAACCAGCCAGACCAGGACAGCAAGCCGCATCATTCCGCAGGCACCGCGGTTTGACGCGTCTTGCGCGCCCCCGAGGCCACGCGGAACCGCCGGTCACTCAGCGACAAGAGCCCGCCCAGCGACATCAGCGCGCAGCCGATCCAGATCCAGTTTGTCAGCGGCTTGATATAGGTCCGCACCGCCCATCCGCCGCCCTGCTGCGCATCCCCGATCACGACATAGACGTCGCGGGCCAGATCATAATCGATCCCGGCTTCGGTTGTCGGCATCTGGGCCACCGGATAAATCCGCTTTTCGGGACGCAGCTGCGCAATCTCTTCGCCGTCCTGCGACAGCGTGATGAACGCCATGGTAGACAGGTAATTCGGCCCCTCCACATCCCGGACCTCGTCCAGGGTCAGATCATAACCGCCAACCGTGAACTGCTCGCCCACCTGCGCCACGCGGATGTCCTCGCTCTGCCAGGCGGTCAGTCCGGCCACGCCGATCATGGTTACCCCAAGACCCGCATGGGCCACCGTCTTGCCCCAATCGGCGCGGGGCAAACGCCACAAACGGGCAAAGTCGAACCGCTGGCCGGTGCGCGACGCCAGATCGACCATCGCCCCCATCACCAGCCACGCCCCCAGGAACGCCCCCAAAGGACCGGTCAGTGACCGCCCCGTGTTCATGGCCCAGGCCAGCCCGCCAAAGGCCAGCGCCAGAACAAATACATAACGCAAGGGCCGCATCGCCCGCGCCATCTGCCCCCGTTTCCACGGGATCATCGCGCCCACGGGCAGGATCAGGCCCAGGATCACCATAAACGGCGTGAAGGCCATGTTGAAGAACGGCGGCCCGACACTCAGCTTGCGATCAAAGAACATCTCGGCCACGAGCGGCCACATGGTGCCCACGAAAACCACGAAACAGCTGACCGCCAGCAGCACGTTGTTGGCAATCAACGCACTTTCGCGGCTGACCATACCGAAGACGCCGCGCGCCTCCATTGCGCCCGCGCGCAAGGCAAACAGGATCAGCGCACCGCCCATGAAAAAGCCCATGATCATCAGGATGAACACACCCCGTTCGGGATCGTTGGCAAAGGCATGTACCGATGTCAGCAGACCCGACCGCACAATAAAGGTGCCGATCAGCGAAAAGCCGAAGGCGAGGATCGCCAGAAGGATGGTCCAGGATTTCAGGCTCTCGCGCTTTTCCACCACGATGGCCGAATGCAGCAATGCCGCCGCCAAAAGCCACGGCATGAAGCTTGCGTTCTCGACCGGATCCCAGAACCAGAAGCCCCCCCAGCCCAGCTCGTAATAGGCCCACCAGGACCCAAGGGCGATGCCAATGGTCAGAAACACCCAGGCCGCCAGCGTCCAGGGCCGCACCCACCGGCCCCAGGCGGCATCGACCCGCCCTTCGATCAGGGCGGCCACGGCAAAAGAAAACGCCATGCTCAGACCCACATAGCCCAGATACAGGAACGGCGGATGGAAGGCCAAACCGGGGTCCTGCAGCAGCGGATTCAGGTCCTGCCCGTCAAAGGGCGGCACGGCCAGACGCACAAACGGGTTCGAGGTGAAAAGGATAAAGGCGAGGAATGCAACGCCAATCGCCCCCTGCACCGCCAGCACGCGGGCGCGCAACGTGGGCGGCAGATTGTCCCCGAACCACGCCGCCATTGCACCAAAAAGTGCCACGATCAGCACCCACAGCAGCATGGACCCCTCGTGATTCCCCCATGTGCCCGAAATCTTGTACAACATCGGCTTGGCCGAATGGCTGTTCAGAACCACCAGCCGCAACGAGAAATCCGACACGATAAAGGCCCACATGAGGGCCGCAAAGGAAAAGCCGATCAGCAAGAACTGGGCCGACGCCGCAGGTTCCGCCACCGCCATCCAGCGCGCATCGCGGCGCCAGGCACCGACCAGCGGAACAACCGCCTGCACGATGGCAATCAAAAAGGCGAGGACGAGGGCAAAGTGACCGAGCTCTGTAATCATACTCCCGGTTATATGCGGCCCGAGGCATCCCGCCAATGCCCCTGCCGTTTATGTCGCATCACATGCGCGCCAGGACGGGTCTTCTTCCGACCGGAAATACGACAGGGAGTTTGAGGGACAGCGTCCCTCATTCACAAAAATGAATCGCGTCGCCGCAAGGCGTCCTTTGGATCACGCCGCGGCGCGCCACTCGTCCAGGGCTGCATTTTCGCCCTGACGCAATGCCGCAACGGTCAGCGTGGCATCGCCTTGCGTGGCCGCGGCGCCCACGCTGTCATGGCGCA
The DNA window shown above is from uncultured Tateyamaria sp. and carries:
- a CDS encoding enoyl-CoA hydratase-related protein; this encodes MNYETLSYDLEDGAAIITLNRPDKMNALTTQMRAEIEVAVTHAGKDARVVVLTGAGRAFCSGQDLGDRANASNLDLERTLRDEYTPMLNAIVECPVPTVAAVNGAAAGAGANLALACDVVIASESAYFLQAFTRIGLIPDAGGTYVLPRTMGMAKAMGAALFAEKITARQADDWGMIWEAVADDAFDAHWKARVAHLSHGPTKAFAAAKRVIRGSWANDLEAQMASEASEQGACGQSRDFREGVLAFVEKRKPSFEGR
- a CDS encoding cytochrome c-type biogenesis protein; amino-acid sequence: MMRLAVLVWLVLCTAALALDPAEMLGDPVLEAQARDLDHALRCVVCQSESIASSNAQWAVDARRVIREQVAAGQTNAQVVDFFVERYGEFVLMTPRRSGSNWLLWAAGPLMFLLAAGIGFGYLRGRARAPVTSDAGLSAEETRRLREIMDE
- a CDS encoding heme lyase CcmF/NrfE family subunit yields the protein MITELGHFALVLAFLIAIVQAVVPLVGAWRRDARWMAVAEPAASAQFLLIGFSFAALMWAFIVSDFSLRLVVLNSHSAKPMLYKISGTWGNHEGSMLLWVLIVALFGAMAAWFGDNLPPTLRARVLAVQGAIGVAFLAFILFTSNPFVRLAVPPFDGQDLNPLLQDPGLAFHPPFLYLGYVGLSMAFSFAVAALIEGRVDAAWGRWVRPWTLAAWVFLTIGIALGSWWAYYELGWGGFWFWDPVENASFMPWLLAAALLHSAIVVEKRESLKSWTILLAILAFGFSLIGTFIVRSGLLTSVHAFANDPERGVFILMIMGFFMGGALILFALRAGAMEARGVFGMVSRESALIANNVLLAVSCFVVFVGTMWPLVAEMFFDRKLSVGPPFFNMAFTPFMVILGLILPVGAMIPWKRGQMARAMRPLRYVFVLALAFGGLAWAMNTGRSLTGPLGAFLGAWLVMGAMVDLASRTGQRFDFARLWRLPRADWGKTVAHAGLGVTMIGVAGLTAWQSEDIRVAQVGEQFTVGGYDLTLDEVRDVEGPNYLSTMAFITLSQDGEEIAQLRPEKRIYPVAQMPTTEAGIDYDLARDVYVVIGDAQQGGGWAVRTYIKPLTNWIWIGCALMSLGGLLSLSDRRFRVASGARKTRQTAVPAE